The Dermacentor silvarum isolate Dsil-2018 chromosome 7, BIME_Dsil_1.4, whole genome shotgun sequence genomic sequence GCGAGGAAGTGGCGCCACACTTCTCTTCGTTTACAACTGAGAGAAGATGGCACGAGACATATTGTACGCGCTATCCAAGATATCGCGAAGTAacaacacgtatacagctgcactcaaaaTTTGCATTtgggagtatcgcaatcgtcggtgaatttatatttttttttgcgttacaaAGCTCATCAGCTTTGGCGCTTCTCGCGCTTCCATGTCTTTTCTCACGTGCGCTTCACTTTCCTCACACTTAGACGACATGCTGTTTCGCTTCTATTCTGTCTATCTTTTTGTTAGAATGACCAGTAAGGTCATCTGCTATTTGCACTTGTCAATCCTGACAGATATCTTAATGGATTGCGAATAGCATTGGGTGTGACAACGCTGGAATTACCACGATGCAACAATCACAATGGTATCATGACCACAAGCCCATACGTAATGGCCCAATGTGTTAGATACCTTGGGACACTGGGGacggcgtagaaggcgtgacgaccaCGGCAGGATGCGAGTAAGAACGCGACACTTAAATAACGACGATGGAGCGACCACGACGACACAACAaccaggagcacatacctagtgctcTAATGAAGTAGACCACTTTGGCCACTGGGTGGGCgtagaggatagatagatagatggatagatagatagatagatagatagatagatagatagatagatagatagatagatagatagatagatagatagatagatagaaggaTAAAAACGGCTGAAGTAGCCAAACTACACTATTCGCTTTGATATCTCGTGGGCAAAGAGGGCAGAACTCGAAACCACCAAAGTGTCATACGACAATCCGGATTAGACATTGACGTCAAAACTGCTCCTACATTTCATCGTagtttcaaataataataatgtatcATATTGTGGCATTTGTGTACGACTTAAACTAGACAAACAGAGAAACACTTTCGCAAAGCGTTGAGATACCAAGGAAGCATATTAGTCGCAAAAAATCTATCGCAAGCATTATGAAAATGTCCTTGGCGACAGTACGAACTTACTTTTTAGGAGTGTCAGTGAGCTCACGACGGAGAAGTTCAAGCAGCAGCACAACCGCTCTGTGAAAACGCGTAGCCTCCAAAGCTTTTGTAGAGAGCTGTGCTACCAGAGTCTGACGCATGTACGATACTACGACCCTGCTGACCAGTGCAGATGCGCAGAAGCGCACCCCAGGCCTGCATGAACAAGCCTAAGTGAAGTATGTAGATGGCAATACTCAACGACAATTGCTTCGGCAGTAACCAACACAAAACAAACGAATAGTAGCGCCCACCGGCAAAAGAAACACGTTACCACATTCACAACTAAAACGAAGATGGGCTGCAAATTCCTAAAATATGATGGTATTTTTCAGCTTAATTTATATCCATAACGTGATCATAAGGATCGACATAGTAGTTATATTTATAATGCTGCGTTTTCGGCATAATCAGATGAAATAAAAATATAGAACACTCGCTGGTGAAAAAGTTTACGAAAACGATTTTATTTCACAACTCTCAGTTGAGGCGTGACCGTGCCATGAATGCATACGGAAATAAATCTCAGAAAAGGAAGCCGTTCATCGTGACAACAAATTGTTCACCTCAAGGAGAGGGGAAAACCAAAGAGCAGCAGTTTGAGAAGCACGTGCTCTTGGGCGAGACCTTTGTGGCGTGGAGCCTTGCTCCCTAATGACCGGTAGAAAATGGCATCTTCTCGCTAGCAATGCTTCTCTACTGAAGGTTTCACGCTGTGGTTGGTGGTGGCGCTGTGCTCCATTTCTCCGTCGGCTGAGTTGGCGGTGCAGGGATTCATAGCCTATATGCGTCTCCTGTTAATGTCGCCGTTTGGCCTTACCGGCTTCACACCTCTTTACGTTTACACTGCCGCAGTGAGTGACATTGAGTGGGATCTATTATTCAAAAGCGAATCTTCAGACCTCTGAGCTCTGTGGAGTAAACGAGCGGTGAAAGAAGTGCTATTGCGTACCTTTCCTTATGACACTCTGGTCACGCTGTCATCATTCTATCGACGTCATACTGTTGCCATCGCGCCGTCGTCATTGCCATGGACGTCATTGCGACGTCAGTggagagccgcggaccccgagttgcgggagcgcgatcgTGAGGCCAAGTATCAGCGTCCTCTTGCCCTCCAGCAACCCGACAACTGTGGTGCATGCcttggcaacgctagcgccaactttcccggtgcgacgcctaggtttcaacgcgagtttctcaacaggaACTTGGGAGCCAGTTACACTGCGTGTGATCGGTTGTAGTTCGAGCATAACGTGGTACTCGCCAGTGCGATTTGTTCCGAgtaacaccgaagaaacacacgacaagcatcgcttacccccattttccggttgAAGCAGggttcgtcatttttttttcgttgctgtcaACTTCAAACACAAGTTCTGGCATCAGTCTCGAAAGTATTTATATCGCCTCCATTTTGTTTAAATGGTCCGCAGAAGCTATACGAATAACATGGTAGTAAACGTTCATGGTTTCTGCTCAATTTTTATTTTATGTGTGCGAGTTAAGTGGCAAGAGAGGAGCAGCCAACTTCAGCGAAGTGAAATGTTATACGCCTGAAGCCCTACTTCATTCCGTTGTGCGCGCTGGAGTATAACTCATTCTACTTACCATACCTTGATTTCGGCGAGGTGGTTCACCTGAACAGTGTTTTTAAAACAGCGCTATGGACGAGTTGGAAGTTCGGTAGCTGTCTCGCAATTTGTGTACTTTTAGTCCTCGGCAATAGCACTGTTAAAAGACACTGTCCTTCTACTTATCCTTCTACTTCTTCGTCTTCTATATGCTGCCTCAGGATACCAGGTAGCAATATTGTTATTTTTAATTTAGAGATGCAGAAGTCATCCCGTATCTCGAAACTTCATCAGAATACACTATACTGTGCGTTTTTATGTTCTTATTTCGTTCTAGCTTCGTAAATCTCCCACTTGCCCTAGCTAGGCATGGTGTAGACGGCACACTCGAGCTCTATTTGTAGTAATCTGGAGCTTTGACCGCGATTCATAGTCGCACGCCACGGAGGCTACTCCGACGTTGACAAATATCAGGCGTGCCTTATGCTGCAGATATCCTCACTGTAGACGTAGGTTCTATCAGCATATATGCTCTACTGGCTGAACATATACAGAATCTTGTATGTTAGCTTTGCTGCATAACCCGCTGCGttagctcagtggctgtggcgttgaattgctaagcacgaggttccGGGTTCGAAATGGGCGCGTTGGTTGCATCGCGATAAGGGGAGCATTGCAAACATGCACCGTGCCACGCTTTGTGTGCATTTTAAAGAACCCGACGAGATACTGCGGTGTACTTCATTCACAGAATTTATTTTTGAAATGTAAAACTTCGTATTTGCTAACTTTGCTACACCTATAAATTGAATGAATCGCGAGCGTGCATGTACCTAATGGACCTCGTGGTCCGGGCAACACATAATATTCCCTATTTTAGCCTTTGAAACTTTTCTTCACAAACAGACGTGTTCAGAAAGGAACGTTCTTTTATTCTTGCAGTTTCTAAAAACTAAGGATGTTATATGGACTTACAATACGACCACAGCGGAATATACAATGTGTAAAGCGGACCATATGAAGAGTATCTCAAACAAAACAATTTTCTTCACACGATCCTTTTATTGCGACGAGAAGATGTAAGTCCTCCACATTTCTCACAAAACATTTGCCTATATCATATCCTTTTTATCAGGCATAGGACTGTTAAGAACCTGGAAGGACTGTTCAGAAAGCAACAAAAAGACGTCATGCAGATCTTCAACCGAGGTATGCTTAGAAAGCTAAGATATTTATTTCATATTTAACACCGCATGATTACGCAAATTACGGGTGAAACCAAGGAGAGATCTGCGGAAGCTATTTTCGAGAATAGGCGGCGCTCTTGTGGGAGCATTGCCGAGTAGCGACCAACTGTACAGAGAATAACTGCTTTATTACGATTAGCATTCATCGGCTACTTCAGGCGCTGTGAGCCTatctatttatctctctctctttctctctctctctctctctatatatatatatatatatatatataacttgttACGCCGACCCTGTGGCCCAAGTTTATCAGCTTGAGCCAGAGGGTATGTGCTCATGATCGTCATGCACTTCGTGATCGTTTCATCACTGTCATTTCAGCTTCTTCGTCCGTTTCGCGTCAACTTCGTCACGCCGTCTACGCCGACCCATTGGCGTACGATATCTATAGATTGGGCAACTGCTTATGTACTCATGGTCGTTATGTCCTCATGGTTGttgcatcatcgtcattccagtTATGTCATCCCACCCTCGTTATGCTGTCGACGGCATCACGAGCACGAGCGTATACCTCGTTGGGCAGGCTATTGGAGAACATTGACCACTGGCCGGAGTAGTAGGCGTCATGCCGACAGCATGAGGACAGTGAAATCACGAAGCAGGAATCAAGACGATTGAATAACATGACGACGTCACTATGGCGGTGCAATAATGAAATAATGACGGTGATGACTTGATGAGGACGTCATGACGAGTATACGattacaaagctggaatgacggaaatgaaacgaccatgacggcatcacgtCCCTGAATACATCATAGTGGTGAAAACTATTAAACTTGGGACACATGGTCGGAGTAATAGGCGTGACGACAACTGTACCATGTGAATCTCAACACAAAGCTAGAATGACGAAAATAGAACtgccacgacggcatcatgaccgGGAGCACATACTTGTTGGAACAAGcagttatggcacgtacacactagcggcaaaacgcgcgcggcgcgccgccggcggcaagacgcgagccgcgaaagcagccgcgaaacgggtttttcttgccgcggcatggatcgctcctggaccgattttttgcggtttgccgcgtgccgaggatgaaggagaccaatgagagcgacccgcttccgtgacgtgcgcgcgggaaactggtgccatgcggaccgcccgaccgcttgtttctagtttcgcactatcatctgcacgcgtcagcttccggatagttcgagaaggggagaggagtctagtctgtcacgtgattgccacagcggcgcgccgccggttggtgtggccgccctgccgctgctgcgttttgccgccggcggagcgccgcgcgcgttttgccgctagtgtgtacgtgccattagacaacttggttcactgggtcGGGGTAAAAGGACAGGCAGACAGATACATAGATAAATAAAGAggtagatagataaatagatagagaGGCTACATACAGCTGAATTAGGTAAACggtgctattcgcattaaaaaataTTACGGCAGACCTCATGTCACGATGACTGCAGACGGCATTGCAAATATAGCATCCGAGCAACGTAGTGACAGAGTGTGTTCCTAAAGTGACATTTACTTAACACGTGTAGAGGTAATTTTAAGAATTTTGTTGCTtgggctatatgccacataccCCGATATCGTCCTACTTTGCTATGCTACTCGCTTTCCAGGGTCATCCATGCCCATAGATCATGACGACTAAAGCATGACACCGACGCAGTGGCGATGGAATGACGAAAAAGGAATCATATTGATAGACGAAAAAGTTTCTGTAACGACAGCGGCATCACGAGAATAAAATGTCGATTCTTAAATTATTGTCATGGTGTAACAGCAGAGTGACCACCACGACATGAGGCCCATGAAATGACCACTATGGTATCACGACAACCGGGTGAAGAAGACGGAATGACGCCGATGGCACAACCACGGCAGCCAGACGACGACGGTATGATAGGATACATGATAGCGTCTGTCTGAAGACCATGCGATGACGATGATGGCATAAAAACGGCAGCATCAACGCGGATGAATGACTCATCGCAATCACGATGGACTCGGGAACAAGAAATGACGCCGATGGATCTACGGTGGTGGTATGACGAGGAGGCGATGATGACAATtggatgacgttactgaagtgatgacgatggtgatcCGACAGCGTGGCGACGATCGCATTATGATAACTGTATTACGATGACTGTGTGACGCCGATAGCTGCCGATGACGGCACGACGGCAATAGAATAACGAAGTAACAATGGTGGTTATGTAATGACCGCGACGGCATACCGACGAAGGTATGGCAACGAATGCAtaacgatgactgtatgacgaagTGGCACTGACGATGGTGCCGTGACAACCGCATGAGGAAAATGGGATAATGACTAGcgtatgatgacgatggcgtaaTAATTATTATACCATGAAAACTGTGACGACGTTGCCGTAACGGCGACGCCATGATGAAGCTAGTGTGACGATGATGACACGACGACGACAGATGCGTGGGAGCTACTTTCTCACGATGAAGGCACAACAAGGCAGGCATAACCGCGACTAAATGACGACATTCTCATTCGgatagaatgacgaagaaatACCGACGTCGATGTAACAATGTAGGTTGTATTGCTAAGACGGCATAACGCTTCGTCATCTGACTTTCGGCATGCCGTCGTTGTTACGCTAGTTGTACAGATTTGGTGATACAGTGGTGGTCACGCCGTCGTCATCATAAACCCATTGCCATGCCATTTTTGGCAAACAGTTTTCATACCGTCATCGTCAATGCATTATCGTCACCAGTTGCTGTCATTGCATCGCCCTCATACTGTCGTTGTCATAGCGCTTCATGGTTACCATCATCGTAATTTCATCACCGTTCGACATCCAGTCTTATCGTCAACGTCATCCCAGTCTCCTCATACCATCGTTGTCACGCCGTCGTTGTCTTGCTGTTGTCTGActatcgtcatcacttcagaaacgccatttcattgtcgtcatgccttcgCCGTTCAATAGGCGTATTTCTTTCTGTCAGTCGAGCATTACTAAGCTGTtgtcattaaaaaataaatatgccGCTGttttcatgccatcgtcgtcattgcgtcgaCGGCAGAAAGTCGCTGTCTTGCATTCGTTCTCATGCCACTGTCTTTATCCCTCGCGACCACCATTTTTATCCTACAGTTGACCTGATGCCGTCACGGTTGTTCTACCGGAGTCACTTAAGCTTCGTCAGTCGTCCCTTGTCATGACGTCGTTGTCACGCCATCTGCCTTATTATGCGGTGGTGATACAGTGGTCGTCCCGCCATCGTCGCCATATATACTCGTCGCCATCTACTTGTCGTCATATAGTTGTCATGACACCGCCTTCATTGCATTGTCACATTACGTCGCATTCATGAATTCGTTGCCACGTCATCCTGATGCCGCTGTGGCCATTCTATCGTCGTCATTCTTACTTCGTCACCCCACTCTCGCGATGCCGTCAACGTCATACTCTTGTCGACATCCGATGATCTTACGCCCTCATGCCACGCTGTTGTCGTTGTACTAAAATCTTATCTACAGAATCGTAATCGAATAGCCGGCATGACACCGTCGTTATACCACATCTGTGGCTCCGTTGACGTAATTCCTTCTTCGCCATTTCATCGTTGTCACTGTCGTTGTGCAGTCGTTATCATGCCGACCagtgaccttggcaagcgagccCCAAAGTGACCGGACACCAGAGACAGTGTATGTCGCATATTGAAGAAGCAACGGAAATCCCAGAATGACCATTACACATTTTAAATAAACCTGACGTCATATGTGTACATTGCTGTAATGGTATCGTATTACCACTGACACTCATTGTAAAATGGATTCTACCATGATTTTTCTGTCTTTCTCAGTTGTTTATATGTCTTTATGAAATATTTTTATTCAGTTGTTGCTAAATAATTCCACTCTTGGGATTGCGAccttatttttcgaattttctcTTGCAATCAAATTATGCAGTTGTGCACAAGCTGGCCTTGACCGCAAACCTTTCTCTACAGGTCAATGAAGCATAGTGCTCATATTTGATGACCGTTTGATCCCGCATAAATTTCCATCGTGGGTCTGTTATGCGTTGTGGCTGATTTTCATTTGGTAACTGTTTCGTGTACATAAGGAACTCCACCAGAACTCTGCAGGAGGATTAATTTTCGAAAACGCCTGAGGGCACTTCGGGACACAACTTTGTCCCTGCATcacgcagaaaaaaataataatataaaagAACAGGCGTCTGCAGTACTACCGGAATAGGGCATTATATGTTTGAAAGATTGAAACAGCAAGAAGGAATTGATTCATTATAAGATTGAAACAGCAAGAAGGAATCGTCGCTACTTTTTGGCAGCACACACACCTTGGTGTTTCGTTATGGTTTCTGTTTTCGGGGAATATGTTTTGCTTCATAAGGCTTCACCTTATCTAAATTACCATTTAACTCTGGAAATAATGGACcacattctttttctctttgttAATATTACGCACGAATGGGATCGAAATTTATATTCGGCTTTGTGACTCATGTTACCATTACAATAATTACCTCCTGTTTACCATTACAAATAAAAACTCTAACTACGTTTAAAGAACTCATTAACTGAGCATAATATCAGACTTGCTCTTTTGCGTAGTTCTCTTATTAATAGACGGCGCTTGAAGCGGCGACAAGCAGCCAACTGGGCGTCAGCCCAACATTTTACTGTGAGAAAATTAATATTGTAATTTGTAGAAGTCTGATGAATATACAATATTGCCTTAAATTCGAGTCAGACGTCATCTCGGTGCAAACTGAAGTCTTTCAACAGCTCGACTTTGTAGTATTTGACGCATGCCTGCAATAGAAAACTTTTATTTACCATTGATTCAGCAAACGAGCGTTGAAACCTTTTATCTGCTGAATGAACGACTATTACTTTCACTACTTTTTCAGATGATATGTTTATTGCCAAGGAGACTCTTATGTATATGAGCGAAACGTATCGCTGCGCGGTGATTTTGGTTGCGCCATCACTACACGGTGCTGAATAAGTATACATATAGTCTTTCAGAATTGTTTATTTCTCATTCAAATCCGTTTAAAGAGACCCAGTGTAGTTGGAAGAATGGTCTATGTGTCCGGAACATGTGTTTACAGAAAAATTACTTCATTTCTATTTAACTAGATACGTAGGAATTTGGGGCGCATAATTACATTGTAAGAGATAAATATGAAGCAGAAAATTACCCCTTAATACCACGCGCAATGGCACCAAAATGATGCCGTCAATAGAATAGCATCCAACTTTGTCCACATAAAATAGGTCTGTTCGAGAAATATACGCTGTAATAAAGAACAATGAAATAGCTTATATTTTAAAGGGACCCGAAAAGCATTCAATATGGTATTGTTCTTCCTAATTGGACTCCTGCGTTATAAAGAATGTCGCTGACAGGAAAATTGTGAGAATGCCTCATCACTGATAAGAACTTTGGAAGTTCGGGCGTATACTTGACAAATCAAAAACTGCAAAAAGCAATTGGGATTTGTATATACAGTACCACCATTGATAATGGAGCTCTATGGCAAAATCAAGTGGTAAATGTTACGTCAACGCATATGCACGCTTGCAAAGCCCCATATTTCACATGATACGGTGCCCAAGCTTAAATTTGTGCATTTAGGTGAAAAACCACATTTGGGCATAGATTAAAGCTTCGTGCAACTATAAGGGAATTCAACTAAACTTCCTCCTGCTTCCTGCTTaagtctttcttttcttctcgcACTCCAATGCTCCATTCCAGTACATTTTAAGGCATGGaacgcctgacaccggcaaaaaaaatttTGCCGAGAGCTAATGGGGCTACACTAGTCGCAGTGCAACCAAATTCGGAACTTTCacaaagcttcaacaaagtcactccctcaccagaacagtaaTTAGCCTCCCTGGACTCCAACAATTACCCCTGGCCCTCAGTCCctagcggctgcggagcacctcacAAAGGCGGCGGagagacctgcgacgcggcagacaGCGCTAAGAAACTCTGGGCCCGGACGGGCCGCCACTGgaatctgaacctggcaacgttcaatacccgcaccctctcgagtgaggcgaGATAAGCAGCTAGCCTttcaggaattatcaggcattgcttGGGGTATTATTTACCTTACTCAGGTTAgaaaactggtgaggcttatacagtgctgactaacggtcacgtcctctcctacagaggtcttccagataagagaaaatTTGGGATAGGATTTGTGATCgataaggacatagcaggcacGATTGATGAAATCTACAGCaatattgagagggtagcagttgtcgtaataaagcttaataggaggtatagaatgaaggtagcacaagcctacgccccaacctccagccACGATGATGAACAAATAGAACACTTTtataaagatgttgaattagcaatgacaaaggtgaaaactcagtatactgcagtcatgggcgacataaatgcaaaagtggggaaaaagcaggttggtgagcaagtagttggccactacggcatcgattctagaaacgctagaggagagatgttggtagaattggcggaaaggaataggctctgaatagtgaataccttcttcaggaaagcaacaacaggaagtagaccgggaaaagccgtaatggagaaacaaggaatcaaATAAATTGATACTCTcagccaatcccagcatagtctaggatgtagaagtattaggtagagtaaagtgcagtgaccataggctagtgaggtctaggatttctctcactttgaagagagaaagaggaaaattagtcaagaagagaCAAACCAACCTAGACggagtaagggtgaaagcagaccaattcaggctggtgctcgccaacaaatatgcagctttagaagaggaagatgaagacaacatgcAGGTAATGAaagaaaccgtaactaggctgatcacagaagtagcagttgaagtgggaggtaaggcaccaagggcaaccagcaggtaagctctcccaagcaacaaaggacctaataaggaaacgacaaaacatgaaagtggcacaCTCGAGACATtacatagaattcgctgaactgtcgaaactgatcaacaagaaggaaggaagggatatccgaaattataacgtgcaaaagattgaggaagcagtaaagtatgcacgcagcatgaaataagtgagaagaaaacttggcataggacaaggcaagatgtacacactgaaatataagcagggtagTATCATCAGGAAtctcgatgacatagtaaaagcagcgaaaggattctatactgacctgtacagtacctaGAGCAGCTAAGATACTTtcgttcgaagtagtgatgaactaACTGGATGtggaggctccttctataactagcgatgaagttagaagggctttgcaagacatgAACAGACGAAAAgctgttggagaagatggaataacagccgaTTTAATTAAAGACGGAGGAGTtatcatgcttaaaaagcttgcggGCCCTTTgcacgcaatgtctcacgacttctagtgtaccagagagctggaagaacgccaacgttacactaatccataagaaaggagacgttaaataattgaagaaatatagacccaatagcttgcttttagtattgaataaaatattcaccgagataatttctaatagaatcacggcaacacttcacttcagcaaccaagagaacaggctggcttcagaaagggatattcttcgatggatcatattcatgtcgtcaatgaggtaatagagaaatatgcggagtataATCATTCTCGCtgaatggctttcatagaatatgaaaaggcatttgattcattaAAGATACAAGCAGccatcgaggcattgcgtaatcaaggagtacaggaggcatactgaatatctcggcaaatatctgcaaggattgcacagcaactttggttctccacaagaaaagtagaaagttacctatcaagaaatggatcaggcgaggagacacaatctctccaatgctattcactgcatgcttagcggatgtattcaagctcttagacagggaaggcttaggagtgaggatcaacggcgaatacctcagcaaccttcggtttgcagatgacgttgtcctattcagcaataacggggactaCTTACAggaaacgattgaggaccttaaccgagaaaggcaagggaacaagaactcGGGATCGCCAGTCTGCTTCTAGACTCTGTAAAGGAGCAtgtatttttcattttcattttatttcccaTCTTACAATACAGATGGAGGGGTTGTAGAAAAAAGCTGCGCCAGGACagctaggtcaattactcacacatATCTAGGTccattgctcacaggggaccctgatcatgagaaggaaatttacattataataaaattgggctggattacatacggcaggcattaccaaatcctgactgggagcttaccactctcgttaaaaaaagtgaacaatcattgcattctactggtgctaacatatggggcagaaacttggaggttaactatgacgctcgagaacacgttaaggactACAGAAAGTGCGATGGAACAAATGTtgtcaggcctaacgttaagatacaggaagagagcggtgtggatcagaaagcaaacgggggtagccaatactctagttgacattaagaggaataa encodes the following:
- the LOC119458293 gene encoding uncharacterized protein LOC119458293 isoform X4; this encodes MGKKQMFACFLLFTSVTLLNGLFRSKNSSSRTLDIRKFLKTKDVIWTYNTTTAEYTMCKADHMKSISNKTIFFTRSFYCDEKMHRTVKNLEGLFRKQQKDVMQIFNRGSSMPIDHDD
- the LOC119458293 gene encoding uncharacterized protein LOC119458293 isoform X1, coding for MGKKQMFACFLLFTSVTLLNGLFRSKNSSSRTLDIRKFLKTKDVIWTYNTTTAEYTMCKADHMKSISNKTIFFTRSFYCDEKMHRTVKNLEGLFRKQQKDVMQIFNRDDMFIAKETLMYMSETYRCAVILVAPSLHGQLPFYDLRVWDAFVRTGPHEKCIRRFTKLTNRGRVIYNPRCQYIRKNK